Proteins encoded in a region of the Sphingopyxis sp. OAS728 genome:
- the lldD gene encoding FMN-dependent L-lactate dehydrogenase LldD, with translation MKPASIGDYREAARRRLPHFLFEYFDGGSYAERTLRANVGDLQDISLRQRVMNNVSAIDLSTSLFGQHLAMPVALGPIGLAGMAARRGEVQAARAAAAKGVSFTLSTVSACSLGEVARGSPTPFWFQLYMVRDRGFMRSLLDEASAAHCPVLVFTVDMPLPGARYRDVRSGLSGAANLRGQARRVGQAMARPGWAWDVGIHGRPHQLGNVAPLLGPKSGLEDFLGWMKDNFDPSVTWADLDFVRAHWNGPIVIKGILDADDARRADEAGVDGIIVSNHGGRQLDGVPSVARALPAIADAVGSRLTILADGGVRSGLDVVRMLALGAQGVLLGRAWAFALAAAGEAGVRHVLDLIEAEMRVAMALTGVTTIDKIGPETLAA, from the coding sequence CGCCTGCCCCATTTCCTCTTCGAATATTTCGACGGGGGTTCCTATGCCGAGCGCACGCTGCGCGCGAATGTCGGGGACCTGCAGGATATTTCGCTGCGGCAGCGCGTCATGAACAATGTGTCGGCGATCGACCTGTCGACCAGCCTGTTCGGCCAGCACCTCGCGATGCCGGTCGCGCTCGGCCCGATCGGGCTTGCCGGGATGGCGGCGCGGCGCGGCGAGGTACAAGCGGCGCGCGCGGCGGCGGCAAAGGGCGTATCCTTTACGCTGTCGACGGTGTCGGCCTGTTCGCTCGGCGAAGTCGCTCGGGGTTCACCGACGCCCTTCTGGTTCCAGCTTTATATGGTGCGCGACCGCGGCTTCATGCGGTCGCTGCTCGACGAGGCGAGCGCGGCGCATTGCCCGGTGCTGGTGTTCACCGTCGATATGCCGCTGCCCGGCGCGCGCTATCGCGACGTTCGCTCGGGGCTGTCGGGCGCCGCGAATCTGCGCGGACAGGCGCGGCGTGTCGGACAGGCCATGGCCCGCCCCGGCTGGGCATGGGACGTCGGCATCCACGGCCGCCCGCACCAGCTCGGCAATGTCGCGCCGCTGCTCGGCCCCAAATCGGGGCTCGAGGATTTCCTCGGCTGGATGAAGGATAATTTCGACCCGAGCGTGACCTGGGCCGACCTCGATTTCGTGCGCGCGCACTGGAACGGCCCGATCGTTATCAAGGGCATATTGGACGCCGATGACGCGCGCCGCGCGGACGAAGCAGGCGTCGACGGGATCATCGTGTCGAACCATGGCGGGCGGCAACTCGACGGCGTGCCATCGGTGGCGCGCGCGCTGCCCGCGATCGCCGATGCGGTCGGCAGCCGGCTGACCATCCTCGCCGACGGCGGGGTGCGGTCGGGGCTCGATGTCGTCCGGATGCTCGCGCTGGGGGCGCAAGGCGTGCTGCTCGGCCGCGCGTGGGCGTTCGCTCTCGCCGCTGCGGGCGAAGCGGGCGTGCGGCATGTACTCGACTTGATCGAAGCCGAAATGCGCGTCGCGATGGCGCTCACCGGGGTGACAACAATTGACAAGATCGGCCCGGAGACGCTGGCCGCCTGA
- the rhaT gene encoding L-rhamnose/proton symporter RhaT, whose product MDANPLLGVFFHWLGGLSSASFYVPYKRIRAWSWEIFWITGGIFSWAIAPWLFASIQTHDLIGVLSRTPADIWFWCWFWGAMWGLGGLTFGLTMRYLGLSLGMAVALGLTTVIGTMGPPIFRGTLGELFATTSGQMVFLGIAITLVGIVIVAQAGRRKEREMGGTAAPDTSEFNLRKGLAIAVFSGIMSGCFAWGLDAGAPIRELTLAAGTDPLWQGLPVLCVVLLGGLTTNLIWCGILIARNRSIRQFAGEAAPGATEKPPLALNYGLAALGGTLWYFQFFFYTMGESQMGRFGFSSWTLHMASIILFSTLWGFALREWAPAGKRTRAFVWLGIAVLMLSTIIIGYGNSLT is encoded by the coding sequence ATGGACGCGAACCCGCTGCTTGGCGTGTTCTTTCACTGGCTCGGCGGGCTGTCGTCGGCGAGCTTCTATGTGCCGTACAAGCGCATCCGCGCCTGGTCGTGGGAGATTTTCTGGATCACCGGCGGCATCTTTTCCTGGGCGATCGCGCCGTGGCTATTCGCATCGATCCAGACGCACGACCTGATCGGCGTGCTCAGCCGCACACCCGCCGACATCTGGTTCTGGTGCTGGTTCTGGGGCGCGATGTGGGGGCTCGGGGGGCTCACCTTCGGGCTCACCATGCGCTATCTCGGCCTGTCGCTCGGCATGGCGGTCGCGCTCGGACTGACAACGGTCATCGGCACCATGGGGCCACCGATCTTTCGCGGCACGCTGGGCGAGTTGTTTGCGACGACAAGCGGACAGATGGTCTTCCTCGGCATCGCGATCACATTGGTCGGGATCGTCATCGTCGCGCAGGCCGGACGCCGCAAGGAGCGCGAGATGGGCGGAACGGCGGCGCCCGATACGTCCGAATTCAACCTCCGCAAAGGCCTCGCTATCGCGGTCTTTTCGGGGATTATGTCGGGCTGCTTTGCCTGGGGCCTCGACGCGGGGGCGCCGATCCGCGAACTGACACTGGCCGCCGGCACCGACCCGCTATGGCAGGGGCTGCCCGTGCTCTGCGTCGTGCTGCTCGGCGGGCTCACCACCAACCTCATCTGGTGCGGCATATTGATCGCGCGCAACCGCAGCATTCGCCAGTTCGCCGGCGAGGCCGCGCCCGGCGCGACCGAAAAGCCGCCGCTCGCGCTCAACTATGGCCTCGCCGCGCTCGGCGGGACGCTCTGGTACTTCCAGTTCTTCTTCTACACGATGGGTGAGAGCCAGATGGGCCGCTTCGGCTTTTCGAGCTGGACGCTGCACATGGCGAGCATCATCCTCTTCTCGACGCTCTGGGGCTTCGCGCTCAGGGAATGGGCGCCCGCGGGCAAACGGACGCGCGCCTTTGTATGGCTGGGGATCGCGGTGCTGATGCTGTCGACGATCATCATCGGATATGGCAACAGCCTGACGTGA
- a CDS encoding AsmA family protein — MDMRSGPMAPAADSSAVPWADRTRRWAKTAWTPAWLAKRPRPLRIAIRTVAIVLLTLFAIWLILFITKGRFLKGPFERFATSQLERQVDVGGDFQLYFAPFNVKFYAEDIRIANPAWAREKQFFVARRVDTRLATLPLIFGDRILRFADLDGARVALEWDSGNRRNSWTFGDPNRPPEPLELPRIQRAAITQSGLSYRDPKLRLFADIDIDTVRAAGTRINDDIRFSGRGTMRAQPFTLSGGLASPNETIAGGRNALTLHATGLGNRLDISGTLPGPTELEGADLKLQARGGNLSRIFDFLGVAIPDTRAYRVTSALTYEDEVWKLTGMKGMFGDSDLAGSLAVSQPQGRLYLKADLATRSLNIIDAGPFVGYDPQRLDKMGTGGTVETVGGRPRVLPDAPLRVEALKRFDADVRYRVTRVRAESFPISNVDLTLALKNGLMELKPFNFAVAGGTVKSDISIDARPAVVRTEYDIRLSPTRLGTLLARFGTEESGTTGTVSGRIRMVGFGDSVRQSLATSNGRIAFVLPQGSFWTRNIQLAELYLGTFVQKMFQDKLKKPVEINCGVIAFTVRGGVAAADPILIDTTKNVMLGRGGFSFRSEAIDMAVRADGKTFSLFSGQSPVGVGGYFAAPKIDPVSDELAGRAGAGLGLGILASPAALVIPFVDPGDAKAAQCGPVLAGATAQAQRTSKGKPRDDVGKGTTAKSEDGKQTGEERQKQRKKFLGIF; from the coding sequence ATGGATATGCGCTCCGGTCCGATGGCCCCGGCCGCCGACTCTTCCGCCGTCCCCTGGGCGGACCGGACGCGGCGCTGGGCGAAGACCGCATGGACGCCCGCGTGGCTCGCAAAGCGTCCACGCCCGCTACGCATCGCGATACGCACCGTTGCAATCGTCCTGCTCACGCTGTTCGCGATCTGGCTGATCCTCTTCATCACCAAGGGCCGGTTCCTGAAAGGTCCTTTCGAACGCTTCGCGACCTCGCAGCTCGAACGTCAGGTCGATGTAGGCGGCGACTTCCAGCTCTATTTCGCGCCGTTTAACGTCAAATTCTATGCCGAGGATATTCGCATCGCCAACCCCGCATGGGCTCGCGAAAAGCAGTTTTTCGTGGCGAGGAGGGTCGATACGCGGCTGGCGACGTTGCCGCTGATCTTTGGCGACCGGATCCTGCGCTTTGCCGATCTCGACGGCGCGCGCGTGGCGCTCGAATGGGACAGCGGCAACCGCCGGAACAGCTGGACTTTCGGTGACCCGAACCGGCCGCCCGAGCCGCTCGAACTGCCCCGGATCCAGCGCGCCGCGATCACGCAGTCTGGTCTCAGCTACCGCGATCCCAAATTACGGCTGTTCGCCGATATCGACATCGACACGGTCCGCGCGGCCGGCACGCGTATCAACGACGACATCCGCTTTTCCGGGCGCGGGACGATGCGCGCGCAACCCTTCACCTTGTCGGGTGGCCTTGCCTCGCCCAATGAAACGATCGCGGGGGGCAGGAATGCGCTGACCCTCCATGCAACCGGCCTCGGCAACAGGCTCGACATATCGGGCACATTGCCCGGCCCGACCGAACTCGAGGGCGCCGATCTCAAATTGCAGGCGCGCGGCGGCAATCTGTCGCGCATCTTCGATTTTCTTGGCGTCGCCATCCCCGATACGCGCGCCTATCGCGTCACCTCCGCCCTCACCTACGAAGACGAAGTCTGGAAGCTGACGGGGATGAAGGGAATGTTCGGCGACAGCGATCTGGCCGGCTCGCTCGCCGTCAGCCAGCCGCAGGGCCGCCTCTATCTCAAGGCCGACCTCGCGACCCGCTCGCTCAATATCATCGATGCGGGACCGTTCGTCGGCTACGATCCGCAGCGGCTCGACAAGATGGGCACCGGTGGCACAGTCGAGACGGTCGGCGGCCGTCCGCGCGTCCTCCCCGATGCGCCACTGCGCGTCGAGGCGCTCAAGCGATTCGACGCGGATGTCCGTTACCGGGTCACCAGGGTGCGCGCCGAAAGCTTTCCGATCAGCAATGTCGACTTGACGCTCGCGCTCAAAAACGGGTTGATGGAGCTCAAGCCGTTCAATTTCGCCGTCGCCGGGGGTACGGTTAAAAGCGATATCTCGATCGACGCACGCCCTGCCGTGGTGCGCACCGAATATGATATTCGCCTGTCGCCGACGCGGCTCGGCACCTTGCTGGCCCGTTTCGGAACCGAGGAATCGGGGACGACGGGCACGGTTAGCGGCCGCATAAGGATGGTGGGCTTTGGCGACAGTGTGCGCCAGTCGCTCGCGACTTCGAACGGCCGCATCGCCTTTGTCCTGCCGCAGGGCAGTTTCTGGACGCGCAATATCCAACTCGCCGAACTCTATCTCGGAACCTTCGTGCAGAAGATGTTTCAGGACAAGCTCAAGAAACCCGTCGAGATCAACTGCGGGGTAATCGCCTTCACGGTTCGCGGCGGCGTCGCGGCCGCCGATCCGATCCTGATCGACACCACGAAGAATGTGATGCTCGGCCGCGGCGGCTTCTCGTTCCGCAGCGAGGCCATCGACATGGCGGTACGCGCCGACGGTAAGACCTTCAGCCTCTTTTCGGGTCAGTCGCCGGTCGGCGTCGGCGGCTATTTCGCGGCGCCGAAGATCGATCCGGTGAGCGACGAACTCGCCGGGCGCGCGGGGGCCGGGCTCGGTCTTGGCATCCTCGCCAGCCCAGCCGCGCTGGTCATCCCGTTCGTCGATCCCGGCGATGCAAAGGCGGCGCAATGCGGTCCCGTGCTCGCCGGCGCCACGGCACAGGCGCAGCGGACGAGCAAGGGCAAACCGCGCGACGATGTCGGCAAGGGTACGACTGCCAAATCGGAAGACGGCAAACAGACCGGCGAAGAGCGGCAAAAACAGCGCAAGAAGTTCCTCGGAATCTTCTGA
- a CDS encoding ROK family protein, protein MFAGVELGGTKCICILGSGPDDIRDQVAVPTTTPEDTLGAIAEILDSWDFHALGIAGFGPLQLDPAAPDYGCVVNSPKRSWNGANLLTLAGDKPFALDTDVNGAALAEGRWGAAQGLDSWAYITVGTGIGIGSISGRQPLRGLGHSEAGHQRVPRLAGDGFAGNCPFHGDCVEGMASGPAIEARANRKGSDVAPDDPAWAFAAHSIAMLCHNLVLTSLPQRILIGGGVVTGQPQLLDQIRARLIDSLAGYAATALVTGDIDNFLQPPGLGSHAGPLGALALAQDAARLK, encoded by the coding sequence GTGTTCGCGGGGGTCGAACTGGGCGGAACCAAATGCATCTGCATTTTGGGGAGCGGACCCGACGACATTCGCGATCAGGTCGCGGTGCCGACGACGACGCCCGAGGACACGCTGGGCGCCATTGCTGAGATTCTCGACAGCTGGGATTTTCACGCGCTCGGCATCGCGGGTTTCGGCCCGCTGCAGCTCGACCCGGCAGCGCCCGATTATGGCTGCGTCGTCAATTCACCCAAAAGGTCGTGGAACGGCGCCAACCTGCTGACGCTAGCAGGCGACAAGCCCTTCGCGCTCGATACCGACGTCAATGGCGCCGCGCTGGCCGAGGGGCGCTGGGGGGCGGCGCAGGGTCTCGATAGCTGGGCTTATATCACCGTGGGCACCGGGATCGGCATCGGTTCGATCTCGGGGCGGCAACCGCTGCGAGGCCTGGGGCATAGCGAGGCCGGCCACCAGCGGGTGCCGCGCCTGGCCGGGGATGGCTTTGCCGGTAACTGCCCTTTCCATGGCGATTGCGTCGAAGGCATGGCGAGTGGCCCCGCCATTGAGGCGCGCGCGAACCGAAAGGGTTCCGACGTCGCGCCGGATGACCCGGCATGGGCCTTTGCCGCACATTCGATCGCCATGCTCTGCCACAATCTGGTGCTGACCAGTCTGCCGCAACGCATCCTGATCGGCGGCGGTGTCGTCACCGGCCAACCGCAATTGCTCGATCAGATTCGCGCCCGGCTGATCGACAGTCTCGCGGGCTATGCAGCTACCGCCCTCGTTACCGGCGATATCGACAATTTCCTCCAGCCGCCGGGGCTCGGTTCGCATGCCGGCCCGCTCGGCGCGCTTGCGCTCGCACAGGACGCCGCCCGCCTGAAATAG
- a CDS encoding FadR/GntR family transcriptional regulator encodes MSGMLDPGARGSLVERAVESVRDFIRVNDLKVGDTLPGEGSFAQQLGVSRPVMREAFGALAALRLVDVGNGRKPRVGAIDGSVMAASMGHAVNTAQVSLADVWEVRRTLELRTAELAAINRTDEQARAILTAAHGLSVEHDEAARTAADTIFHQTIAEASGNQLFHQIVRSFEQLMAAAIPRAWAGRTTHEERDETLALHREVAEAILDRDPVRARAAMESHFNNSIGEMLKDQY; translated from the coding sequence ATGAGCGGGATGCTCGACCCCGGCGCGCGCGGGTCGCTCGTCGAGCGCGCGGTCGAATCGGTGCGCGATTTCATCCGTGTGAATGACCTCAAGGTCGGCGATACGCTGCCGGGTGAGGGGAGTTTCGCGCAGCAACTCGGCGTCAGCCGCCCGGTGATGCGCGAAGCGTTCGGCGCGCTCGCGGCGCTGCGTCTCGTCGATGTCGGCAACGGGCGCAAGCCGCGCGTCGGCGCGATCGACGGGTCGGTGATGGCGGCGTCGATGGGGCATGCGGTCAACACCGCGCAGGTGTCGCTCGCCGATGTGTGGGAGGTGCGCCGCACGCTCGAACTGCGCACCGCCGAACTCGCCGCGATCAACCGCACCGACGAACAGGCGCGCGCGATCCTCACCGCGGCACACGGCCTGTCGGTCGAACATGACGAGGCGGCGCGCACCGCGGCCGACACGATTTTCCACCAGACGATCGCCGAGGCGAGCGGCAACCAGCTGTTTCATCAGATCGTACGCTCGTTCGAACAGTTGATGGCGGCGGCGATCCCGCGCGCCTGGGCTGGACGGACGACGCACGAGGAGCGCGACGAGACGCTCGCGCTGCACCGCGAGGTTGCCGAAGCGATTTTGGATCGCGATCCGGTGCGTGCCCGCGCGGCGATGGAAAGCCATTTCAACAATTCGATCGGCGAGATGCTGAAGGACCAATATTAG
- a CDS encoding helix-turn-helix domain-containing protein, translating into MPSKHPVIVSPEMTTYIGRGPCDRLLLPPDALLLGFGDIGEPVVRTLAFRELENEEHLLVFAVSRAACRRLFGDLPDPDARWYLPSDLRALGQSIVAPDCDEGAADTLRLARSIELLCQFFAALRAGKLVPVDGQPSLTESDIARIAAARRIVDTRWHEKLTIDDIAKSCGINRDKLTRGFRELYQCSVAEALSERRLRQARQMLAASDLPVASIGYRCGYLNNASFTRAFSRRFGMAPTAMRRVGVAA; encoded by the coding sequence ATGCCGTCAAAACATCCTGTGATCGTGTCGCCCGAAATGACGACCTATATCGGCCGCGGTCCGTGCGACCGGCTGCTGCTGCCGCCCGATGCGTTGCTGCTCGGCTTTGGCGATATCGGCGAACCCGTCGTCCGCACGCTGGCGTTTCGCGAACTGGAAAATGAGGAACATCTGCTTGTGTTCGCGGTGTCGCGTGCCGCATGCCGCCGCCTGTTCGGCGATCTGCCCGATCCCGATGCGCGCTGGTACCTCCCGTCGGACCTGCGTGCGCTCGGCCAGTCGATCGTCGCGCCCGATTGCGACGAGGGTGCCGCCGACACGCTGCGCCTCGCGCGCAGCATCGAACTCCTCTGCCAGTTCTTCGCCGCGCTGCGCGCCGGCAAACTCGTGCCCGTCGACGGGCAGCCGAGCCTGACCGAAAGCGATATCGCGCGCATCGCCGCGGCGCGGCGGATCGTCGATACCCGCTGGCACGAGAAGCTGACGATCGACGACATCGCCAAAAGCTGCGGCATCAACCGCGACAAGCTGACGCGCGGGTTTCGCGAACTCTATCAATGCAGCGTCGCCGAGGCGCTGAGCGAGCGGCGACTGCGGCAGGCGCGGCAGATGCTCGCGGCGAGTGACTTGCCGGTGGCGAGCATCGGTTATCGCTGCGGCTATCTCAACAACGCCAGCTTCACGCGTGCCTTCTCGCGCCGCTTCGGCATGGCGCCGACCGCGATGCGCCGTGTCGGAGTCGCGGCATGA
- a CDS encoding MFS transporter gives MATQAEPLAAPTSRLTAPATLVPLLLLALVTTMGFTALGSFGTIQESAKAELALSDDALALIQGLGAAVPMVLFSIPIGILVDRRNRVRLTIGLALLWTLGTLLTAFAPSAGLLTAARMLVGIGSTGSLTAALSLCADFCAPEQRGRAMLIVNLGKALGVALGFALTGWLFGLLADFSVPGWLAGLAPWRGAHVLLAAISAICLLPLLFLREPERREVEASPDAPFRIVAAELWARRAFLGPLFAGQVAVVMADVAATVWVAPVLSRDFGLQPQQFAGWVGALMFGTGVAGAVLGGISADMGQRSRRRGGILLGAVIAAGIGVPAAMFPLMSSVAGLAVALGVMSLCGAVTGLVVSVALTVLLPNELRGLCIGAFIAIAGLIGFGLAPWVVTRVSALMGGEAMLAEALALVGVIVSGLSFFAFLLAMRRAPEPVR, from the coding sequence ATGGCGACGCAGGCCGAACCGCTCGCCGCGCCGACGTCGCGCCTGACCGCGCCGGCGACGCTCGTCCCGCTGCTGCTGCTCGCGCTGGTGACGACGATGGGTTTCACCGCGCTCGGCAGCTTCGGGACGATCCAGGAAAGCGCCAAGGCCGAACTCGCGCTCAGCGACGACGCGCTCGCGCTGATCCAGGGGCTCGGCGCCGCGGTGCCGATGGTGCTCTTCTCGATCCCGATCGGCATCCTCGTCGACCGTCGCAATCGCGTGCGGCTGACGATCGGGCTGGCGCTGCTCTGGACGCTTGGCACCCTGCTTACCGCCTTTGCGCCGAGCGCGGGGCTGCTCACCGCGGCGCGCATGCTCGTCGGGATCGGCTCGACCGGATCGCTCACCGCCGCGCTCTCGCTCTGCGCCGATTTTTGCGCGCCCGAACAGCGTGGCCGCGCGATGCTGATCGTCAATCTCGGCAAGGCGCTGGGCGTCGCGCTCGGCTTTGCGCTCACCGGCTGGCTGTTCGGCCTGCTTGCCGATTTTTCGGTGCCGGGCTGGCTCGCGGGGCTCGCGCCCTGGCGCGGCGCGCATGTGCTGCTCGCTGCGATAAGCGCGATCTGCTTGCTGCCCCTGCTATTCCTGCGCGAGCCGGAGCGGCGCGAGGTCGAGGCGAGCCCCGATGCGCCGTTCCGCATCGTCGCCGCCGAGCTCTGGGCGCGGCGCGCGTTTCTCGGGCCGCTGTTTGCCGGGCAGGTCGCGGTCGTGATGGCCGACGTCGCCGCGACGGTCTGGGTCGCCCCGGTGCTGTCGCGCGATTTCGGGTTGCAGCCGCAACAATTCGCCGGCTGGGTCGGCGCGCTGATGTTCGGCACCGGGGTCGCGGGCGCGGTGCTCGGCGGGATTTCGGCTGATATGGGACAGAGAAGCCGCCGCCGTGGCGGCATTCTTCTGGGCGCGGTCATCGCGGCGGGGATCGGTGTTCCCGCCGCGATGTTCCCGCTGATGTCCAGCGTGGCGGGCCTCGCGGTCGCGCTCGGCGTGATGTCGCTTTGCGGCGCGGTGACCGGGCTCGTCGTGTCGGTCGCGCTGACCGTGCTGTTGCCGAACGAACTGCGCGGCCTCTGCATCGGTGCCTTCATCGCGATCGCCGGGCTGATCGGTTTTGGCCTCGCGCCGTGGGTCGTGACTCGCGTCAGCGCGCTGATGGGCGGCGAGGCGATGCTGGCGGAGGCGCTCGCGCTCGTCGGGGTGATCGTCAGCGGGCTGTCCTTCTTCGCCTTCCTGCTCGCGATGCGCCGCGCGCCCGAACCTGTAAGATAG
- a CDS encoding FAD-binding oxidoreductase produces the protein MAGTEHPGGRKPLPADLVGALEGRFGDRFQRGQAVLGQHGSSESHFAPVLPDAVVFAKSTDDVVALVTLCSAADIPIVPFGAGTSIEGNALAVHGGISLDMSLMDRVIAVNAEDFDCVVQPGVRREELNVHLRDQGLFFPIDPGANATIGGMASTRASGTNAVRYGTMKDAVLSLEVVTPQGKVIRTARRARKSAAGYDLTRLYVGSEGTLGIITEVTLRLHPVPDTISAAVCSFDTLGGAVDTVVQSIQCAVPLARVEILDKKQMVAVNRWSKLDYPEAPTLFFEFHGSAANVAEQVETVKMLAEANGGSAFNWSNLPEERTKLWRARHEAYYAAVNMRAGAIGWATDVCVPISRLAECIAETYVDLDAASVPATILGHVGDGNFHVIFSIDPDAPDEMTEVEAINARIVERALAMDGTCTGEHGIGIGKQEWLVAELGDAVEQMRMIKRALDPQNLLNPGKIFTL, from the coding sequence ATGGCGGGAACGGAGCATCCGGGGGGGCGCAAACCGCTTCCTGCCGACCTGGTGGGGGCGCTGGAGGGGCGGTTTGGGGACCGCTTCCAGCGCGGCCAGGCGGTGCTCGGGCAGCATGGGTCGAGCGAGTCCCATTTCGCTCCCGTGCTGCCCGACGCTGTGGTCTTTGCGAAATCGACCGACGATGTCGTTGCGCTGGTGACGCTCTGTTCGGCCGCCGACATTCCGATCGTGCCGTTCGGCGCCGGGACGTCGATCGAGGGCAATGCGCTTGCGGTCCACGGCGGCATCTCGCTCGACATGAGCCTGATGGACCGGGTGATCGCGGTGAATGCCGAGGATTTCGATTGCGTCGTCCAGCCGGGCGTGCGCCGCGAGGAACTCAATGTGCATCTGCGCGATCAGGGTCTCTTCTTCCCGATCGATCCGGGCGCCAATGCGACGATCGGCGGCATGGCCTCGACGCGCGCGTCGGGGACGAATGCCGTCCGCTATGGAACGATGAAGGATGCGGTGCTCAGCCTCGAAGTCGTGACGCCGCAGGGCAAGGTGATCCGTACCGCGCGCCGCGCGCGCAAGTCGGCGGCAGGCTATGACCTGACCCGGCTCTATGTCGGGTCCGAAGGCACCCTCGGCATCATCACCGAAGTCACCCTGCGCCTGCACCCGGTTCCCGATACGATTTCGGCCGCGGTGTGCAGCTTCGACACGCTGGGCGGGGCGGTCGATACCGTCGTCCAGTCGATCCAGTGCGCGGTGCCGCTCGCGCGCGTCGAGATCCTCGACAAGAAGCAGATGGTCGCGGTCAACCGCTGGTCGAAGCTCGACTATCCCGAGGCGCCGACGCTCTTCTTCGAATTTCATGGCAGCGCCGCCAATGTCGCCGAACAGGTCGAAACGGTGAAGATGCTCGCCGAGGCCAATGGCGGCAGCGCCTTCAACTGGTCAAACCTGCCCGAGGAACGCACCAAGCTGTGGCGCGCGCGGCATGAAGCCTATTATGCCGCGGTCAACATGCGCGCGGGCGCGATCGGCTGGGCGACCGACGTCTGCGTGCCGATCAGCCGCCTCGCCGAATGCATCGCCGAAACCTATGTCGATCTCGATGCGGCGAGCGTCCCCGCGACGATCCTCGGCCATGTCGGCGACGGCAATTTCCACGTCATCTTCTCGATCGACCCCGACGCGCCCGACGAAATGACCGAGGTCGAGGCGATCAATGCGCGGATCGTCGAACGCGCGCTCGCGATGGACGGGACGTGCACGGGCGAACATGGCATCGGTATCGGCAAGCAGGAGTGGCTCGTCGCCGAACTGGGCGATGCGGTCGAGCAGATGCGGATGATCAAGCGCGCGCTCGACCCGCAGAACCTGCTCAACCCCGGCAAGATTTTTACGCTGTGA